The Lactuca sativa cultivar Salinas chromosome 2, Lsat_Salinas_v11, whole genome shotgun sequence genome includes a window with the following:
- the LOC128132266 gene encoding uncharacterized protein LOC128132266 → MCSTPDTINLLHRPWSFSNLVEVDAQRNHKLLESRIIFPCNELHTLKNLEKLSITDAYNSVIEEVFEVIEGTNDDVNIETQSVVVFEKLKKVTLSELDNLKHMWKSNRRIVLNFPNLTKVSIVGCKLLGQVFSSCMVGSLLQLQELQISYCRNMDVIVKQVEYSETRPTKEVVFPCLKSITLHNLQNLKGFCLGKEAFQWPSLTALEIKDCPKITVFTNGQSTTPKLKLIDTTFGLCHINVFSNKNFTLLSDLQLVVISYRDGSSRETSNSHLQFGCLLTLSIWVTEFLVSTFK, encoded by the exons ATGTGCTCTACTCCAGATACGATAAACCTACTTCATAGACCTTGGTCTTTTTCAAATTTAGTTGAAGTAGATGCACAAAGAAACCATAAATTGTTGGAAAGCCGCATAATTTTTCCATGCAATGAGTTGCATACTTTGAAGAATCTTGAAAAGCTTTCTATTACTGATGCCTATAACTCTGTAATAGAGGAGGTATTTGAAGTAATAGAAGGAACAAATGATGATGTGAATATTGAAACACAATCTGTTGTGGTATTTGAGAAGCTAAAAAAGGTGACTTTGAGTGAATTAGATAATCTGAAGCATATGTGGAAGAGCAATCGGAGGATAGTGTTGAACTTTCCAAACCTTACAAAGGTCTCAATTGTAGGTTGTAAGCTTCTTGGACAAGTTTTTAGTAGTTGCATGGTTGGCAGTCTATTGCAGCTCCAAGAGCTGCAAATAAGTTACTGCAGGAATATGGATGTGATTGTGAAGCAAGTTGAATATTCCGAGACCAGACCGACTAAAGAGGTTGTGTTCCCTtgtctaaaatccataactcttCACAACCTTCAAAATCTCAAGGGATTTTGCCTTGGGAAGGAGGCTTTTCAATGGCCATCGTTAACTGCTTTGGAAATCAAAGATTGTCCAAAAATAACAGTTTTCACAAATGGGCAATCAACTACTCCAAAGCTAAAATTAATAGATACAACTTTTGGATTGTGTCAT ATTAATGTTTTCTCCAACAAAAACTTCACATTACTCTCCGATTTACAACTTGTTGTAATCTCCTACAGGGATGGCAGTTCTAGAGAAACATCAAATTCACACCTGCAGTTTG GTTGTTTGCTTACTCTGTCAATCTGGGTTACTGAATTTCTAGTTTCAACTTTCAAGTAA